Within Planctomycetota bacterium, the genomic segment GCCAGGGCGCGGTAGTCGGTCGCGCCGTTGCTCACGGGATCGTACACCGTGATCGGCTCGCCAAAACTCGGGCTCTCGGCCAGTTTGATGTTTCGCCGAATCCGCGTGTCGAACACGACGCCGCCGTGGCACGGGTGGCCCTCGGGGGCGCTGGCGAAGAAGTTCTGCAACTCGCTCACGACCTCGGCCGACAGTTTGGTGTTGGCGTCGAACATCGTCAGCGCGACGCCGCCGACGCGGAGGTTGGGGTTGATCTGCTGGTTCACCGCCTGCACGGTTTCGATCAGCTTGGCCATGCCTTGCATCGCGAGGAAGTGCGGCTGCATCGGGATGATCAACTCATCCGCCAACGCCAACGCGTTGAGTGTCAGCAACCCCAACGCCGGCGGGCAGTCGATGAGCAGGTACTCGAAGTCGTGCGTCGACTGATCCACCGCGTCACGCAGCAGCATCTGCTTGCGCGGCCGCTCGGTCAGCTCCGCCTCGACGCCGGCGAGGTCGATGCTGCCGGGCAGCACGCCGACGTTGCCCGGCGACTGCGGAAAGCGATCGAGGATGCGGACCGCCTCGAGAAAACTCGCCTCGCCCAGCAGCAGGTCGTAGAGCGAGGGCGTGATGGTCTCGGCATCGTCGGCGTCGATGCCGAAGTTGATCGTCAGGTGCGCCTGCGGGTCCAGGTCGAAGAGACAGACGTGGCGACCGCGCTCGGCCAGGGCGGCACCGAGGTTGGCGGTGGTGGTCGTCTTGCCGACGCCGCCCTTCTGGTTCATGACGGCGATGGCCCGGATCGGTTTCCCGGCGGCGTTCAAACGTGGCT encodes:
- a CDS encoding ParA family protein, producing MDESAPKQPRLNAAGKPIRAIAVMNQKGGVGKTTTTANLGAALAERGRHVCLFDLDPQAHLTINFGIDADDAETITPSLYDLLLGEASFLEAVRILDRFPQSPGNVGVLPGSIDLAGVEAELTERPRKQMLLRDAVDQSTHDFEYLLIDCPPALGLLTLNALALADELIIPMQPHFLAMQGMAKLIETVQAVNQQINPNLRVGGVALTMFDANTKLSAEVVSELQNFFASAPEGHPCHGGVVFDTRIRRNIKLAESPSFGEPITVYDPVSNGATDYRALAAEILRRHDGGTDDLSPAEAEALKPEPSVNTEIDQAKLAAARFSDTPITAG